CTGAGAATATTCGAATATTCAACAATGTAGCCACTGCATTTAGGCTGTCGTTCCTCAACCGTTGTGAAGAAGAAGAGAAGGAGCTGGTTCGCGAATATTACTTCCGCTGCTTTGGTGAGGCTCTAGAGGATCATACTCAGAGCTATGCTCAATCGGAGTCCTAATCGATGGCTAATATTTCCTCCCGACAGAAAAAGATCCTCGATATTGGCGTATCGGTTGCCAGAGCGATCAGCGGTGAGTTGAATCTGAATTACCGAGGAGAGCGCCTCTACAACGGTAGCCGTCCTTGTTATCACTTATCAGCACACACCAACGATCTCACCTTTGTGTCACGCCATGAGCTCATCAATAGTAAATTATCGATGAACGGTAAAATTGACTCCTCCGCATTGAGGCTGCTGCTTTCTGATGCTGAGCTTCACTATTCACTGCGCCCAAAAAATGAAGTTGAGCGTCTACTGTTCGATTTTTGCGAGCAGGTACGAATCGAGTCACAAGTCCCAGCTTACCTCAAAGGCGTCTCTAAAAGCATTCAGTTCAACTTTGCGTATTGGAGCGATCAATATCATCAAAATGGCTTTACTGAATCCCGCATTGGTATTTTGTTGTTCACATTAATGCAGGTCATCCACACTCGCTTAACGGGTGTTCCAGTCTCGGAGCCCATCGCTGAAACCATTGAATCAACTCGGGCAGGCATCGTGCCTATATTCGGTAGCTGTCTAAAGCAATTAAAAGAGCATCGAGCCGATCAACAGCGGTTTGCTCACTATGCCAACGAGCTCGCGTCTCTGGCACAAGCACTTATCAGCGAAGAACAGGAGAGTGAAAACTCAAGCACACCAACTGTCGAAGAAGACATTAAAATCCTCGCACAACTTGCGTTAATCGTTGATGGTGACATAGAAGAGGAAGAGGTTGATGCAGACATCACTGGCAGTAGTAAGGTATTCGAGCTCTCCGGTGCCAATTACCAGATCTTTAACTCAGAGTTCGATCAAGTGATCGCCGCAGATAAGCTTGTTAGGCGTGCCCTGTTATTCGAACTGAGGCAAAAACTCACTGATGACTTGATGGCGAGACAAGTGAATACCCGGCGCTTAGCTGCCATGCTGTCTGGTTTTGTCGCCACACCACAACGAATTCGGCGCCAAGAACACCTAGAAGAAGGCATCGTGAACGCCACCACCATCACTAAGCTCATCACAGCTCCTTTAGACCGTACGGTTTTTTATCAGCCTGAAATTGGCCCGTCCCACCAATGTGCCATCACGTTTTTGATGGACTGTTCGGGATCAATGCAAAAACACAGTCATAAACTCAGCCTACTGATGGATACGATTCTCAAATCCGTTGGACTCGCCAATATCCCCTTTGAGATTATCGGCTTTACCACCAATAACTGGAACGGTGGCAAGGTCTATCGTCAATGGCTTAAACAAGGCCAACCGAAACATCCTGGGCGTTTAAATGAGGTTAGACATATCGTATTTAAAGATTTTGATACGCATTGGAGACGCGCTCGACTCGGTATTGCCAGCCTTCGTAAAGCAGACATCTTCAAAGAAGGAATTGACGGAGAAGCGGTTCAGTTTGCTAGCCAGCGATTGCAGCAGCACAGCGCACAACGAAAAATCTTGTTTGTGTTTTCGGATGGCTGCCCGATGGATACCGCCACCAGCACAGCCAATGATCAATTCTATTTAGATAACCACCTCAAACAAGTGATTGAACGCGAGACGACTAAGAATAACATTGAGATCCACGGCGTAGGTATGGGGGTTGATTTGAGCCCCTATTATCGCAGCAACATCACGTTGGACGCGCAAGAGAGCTGCTTGTTTGGACTATGTAGAGGGATCTTTGAGATGCTAAAGCGTGTTTAATCTATGAAGCTTTGGCTAGCAACTCGCTAGCCTCACTGATAAAGCGGATTTTACGAAGCTCCCAACAATGACCATGCCGAGACCGCCATCAAATATCCACCAATCAACATCAATACACCAAACACCAACTTCCTCAATTGATCATTAGACAAGGGAGGCGGAAAGCGGCGCGCAAACATGGTGACAAGCGCCACCAAAGGAATAGCAATCGCAGATAGCCACAATATGCTCGCTTCCATATCGCCTGCAGCGTAAACATTCACGGTACGTGACATCGACGTGCAAGCGAACACCATCAGCAGTGTGCTTCGTACTAAATCAAGCGTAAAAGGTTGCCTGTAGAGATGATAAACAATCGGTGGGCCCGCCATACCAAACAGCCCACCCGCGAGACCAGAACTAAACCCTGACACATAAAATGATAGAGTTGCTGAGCGTTCTGTTCTGGTTTTAGGTTTGAACATAAAACTCAGACCAGCGAATAACACCATAGCGCCCAATAAAGCCCGTAGGATATGCGTTGCAGATTCGCTCAATTCGCCCAACAAGAACACCCCTAGCGAAACCCCAGGGATAATACCGAGCACTAACACCACAAGGATTTTTAGCTCACCAAGCAAAGGCTTACCCATTAAAGCAACCAAGCAATTGAACAAGGTGACAATGCT
The window above is part of the Vibrio chagasii genome. Proteins encoded here:
- a CDS encoding cobalamin biosynthesis protein CobT, coding for MANISSRQKKILDIGVSVARAISGELNLNYRGERLYNGSRPCYHLSAHTNDLTFVSRHELINSKLSMNGKIDSSALRLLLSDAELHYSLRPKNEVERLLFDFCEQVRIESQVPAYLKGVSKSIQFNFAYWSDQYHQNGFTESRIGILLFTLMQVIHTRLTGVPVSEPIAETIESTRAGIVPIFGSCLKQLKEHRADQQRFAHYANELASLAQALISEEQESENSSTPTVEEDIKILAQLALIVDGDIEEEEVDADITGSSKVFELSGANYQIFNSEFDQVIAADKLVRRALLFELRQKLTDDLMARQVNTRRLAAMLSGFVATPQRIRRQEHLEEGIVNATTITKLITAPLDRTVFYQPEIGPSHQCAITFLMDCSGSMQKHSHKLSLLMDTILKSVGLANIPFEIIGFTTNNWNGGKVYRQWLKQGQPKHPGRLNEVRHIVFKDFDTHWRRARLGIASLRKADIFKEGIDGEAVQFASQRLQQHSAQRKILFVFSDGCPMDTATSTANDQFYLDNHLKQVIERETTKNNIEIHGVGMGVDLSPYYRSNITLDAQESCLFGLCRGIFEMLKRV
- a CDS encoding sulfite exporter TauE/SafE family protein gives rise to the protein MELPVLLAILATIALGTYFQTVTGFGLGIIVIGLTVSLNLVSINVIAAVVSIVTLFNCLVALMGKPLLGELKILVVLVLGIIPGVSLGVFLLGELSESATHILRALLGAMVLFAGLSFMFKPKTRTERSATLSFYVSGFSSGLAGGLFGMAGPPIVYHLYRQPFTLDLVRSTLLMVFACTSMSRTVNVYAAGDMEASILWLSAIAIPLVALVTMFARRFPPPLSNDQLRKLVFGVLMLIGGYLMAVSAWSLLGAS